A section of the Flavobacterium ardleyense genome encodes:
- a CDS encoding saccharopine dehydrogenase family protein gives MRNILLIGAGRSASSLIRYLLEKSKSENLHITVGDLVLANALKITQNHPNTSAIVLDIFNKESRQSEIAKADIVISMLPAHLHIEVAKDCIIFKKNMVTASYISPEMQSLDAEAKANNLIFMNEIGLDPGIDHMSAMKTIHEIKEKGGKMILFESFCGGLVAPESDNNLWNYKFTWAPRNVVLAGQGGAAKFIQEGTYKYIPYHKVFRRTEFLKVEGYGKFEAYANRDSLKYRSVYDLDDVLTLYRGTIRRVGYSKAWNMFVQLGMTDDTYIVDESETMSNRQFVNLFLPFHPTDSVEIKMRLQLGIEQDDIMWEKLQELDLFSRTKIIGIKDATPAQMLQKILTDSWTLDPEDKDMIVMYHKFGYILDGEEKQIDSKMVCLGEDQTYTAMAKTVGLPVAMAAIHILNGTIKTPGVQLPITPEVYLPILKELEDYGVIFNEIELPYIGYNPDKVVLKI, from the coding sequence ATGAGAAATATTTTGCTAATAGGTGCAGGCCGTTCTGCATCCTCTTTAATTCGTTATTTGTTAGAAAAATCCAAATCAGAAAATCTTCATATTACAGTTGGTGATTTAGTCCTTGCAAATGCGCTGAAAATCACTCAAAATCATCCAAATACTTCCGCTATTGTTCTCGATATCTTTAATAAAGAATCTCGACAGTCTGAGATCGCTAAAGCTGATATCGTAATATCTATGCTGCCCGCACATCTACATATTGAAGTAGCGAAAGACTGTATTATTTTCAAGAAAAATATGGTAACTGCTTCTTACATCAGTCCTGAAATGCAAAGTCTTGACGCCGAAGCAAAAGCGAATAACTTAATTTTCATGAATGAGATTGGATTAGATCCAGGTATCGATCACATGAGTGCAATGAAAACCATTCACGAAATTAAAGAAAAGGGCGGAAAAATGATTCTGTTCGAATCTTTCTGCGGCGGACTTGTAGCTCCCGAATCTGACAATAATCTTTGGAATTATAAATTTACTTGGGCTCCCCGTAATGTGGTTCTTGCCGGTCAAGGTGGTGCAGCAAAATTTATTCAAGAAGGCACTTATAAGTACATTCCTTACCACAAAGTATTCAGACGTACCGAATTTTTAAAAGTAGAAGGATACGGAAAATTTGAAGCTTACGCAAATAGAGATTCGTTGAAATACCGAAGTGTTTATGACTTAGACGATGTACTTACTTTATACCGTGGAACCATCAGAAGAGTTGGCTACAGCAAAGCTTGGAATATGTTTGTCCAACTTGGAATGACCGACGATACCTATATCGTTGATGAATCTGAAACAATGAGCAACCGTCAGTTTGTGAATTTATTTTTACCATTTCACCCGACCGATTCGGTCGAAATCAAAATGAGATTGCAACTTGGCATCGAGCAGGATGATATCATGTGGGAAAAACTCCAGGAGCTTGATTTATTTTCTAGAACTAAAATTATCGGTATCAAAGATGCTACTCCTGCACAGATGTTGCAGAAAATCTTGACTGATAGCTGGACTCTTGATCCAGAGGACAAAGATATGATTGTTATGTATCATAAATTTGGATACATCCTTGACGGTGAAGAAAAGCAGATTGATAGTAAAATGGTATGCCTGGGCGAAGATCAAACTTATACCGCAATGGCCAAAACGGTTGGTCTTCCTGTTGCAATGGCGGCGATTCATATTCTTAACGGAACAATTAAAACTCCAGGTGTACAATTACCAATTACCCCGGAAGTTTATCTTCCAATTCTAAAAGAATTAGAAGACTATGGAGTGATATTTAATGAAATAGAACTTCCATATATTGGATACAATCCCGACAAAGTAGTTCTAAAAATTTAA
- a CDS encoding DUF423 domain-containing protein: protein MTIRTKFVFHQDLKIMDRKIIATAAILGMTAVVLGAFGAHALKDLLEADKLVTFETGVRYQMYHALVLLFVGASNILSAKAKKSIYYLCLTGVILFSGSIFLLATDSLNSINFKAIGFITPIGGLLLIIGWLVLLVDILRKRENSLGNKTNLN from the coding sequence ATGACAATAAGAACTAAATTTGTTTTTCATCAAGATTTGAAAATAATGGACAGAAAGATTATTGCAACAGCAGCAATTTTAGGAATGACGGCAGTTGTTTTGGGAGCTTTTGGGGCACACGCATTAAAGGATTTATTAGAAGCTGATAAATTAGTTACTTTCGAAACTGGCGTTCGGTATCAAATGTATCATGCTCTGGTATTATTATTTGTTGGAGCAAGCAATATTCTTTCGGCGAAAGCCAAAAAATCTATATACTATTTGTGCCTAACAGGCGTTATATTGTTCTCTGGTTCAATATTTTTGCTTGCTACCGACTCATTAAACTCAATCAATTTTAAGGCTATCGGTTTTATTACACCTATCGGTGGACTACTACTTATAATAGGTTGGCTAGTATTATTGGTTGATATTCTTCGGAAGCGGGAAAATTCTCTGGGAAACAAAACAAATCTGAATTAA
- a CDS encoding uroporphyrinogen-III synthase, translating into MKVKTILVSQPEPKVENSPYFDLQQKLKVKIDFRSFIHVEGVNAKEIRAQKIDINNYSAIILTSRNAVDHFFRVADEMRFKIPETLKYFCQSEAVAFYLQKYVVYRKRKIYVGQKDFADLVPLLKKYKDEKFLLPASEQSSIEPQTVLNNLKVDWTQATFYKTVISDLSDLADVYYDIIAFFSPTGIRSLYKNFPDFEQNNTRIAVFGSTTQREALDLGLRVDIMAPSPDCPSMTMALEKYVLQANKELKDK; encoded by the coding sequence ATGAAAGTGAAAACAATTTTGGTGTCACAACCCGAGCCTAAAGTAGAAAATTCACCCTACTTCGATTTACAACAAAAATTAAAAGTAAAGATAGATTTCCGTTCTTTTATTCACGTGGAAGGAGTAAATGCCAAAGAAATACGAGCGCAGAAAATAGACATTAACAACTATTCGGCGATTATCCTAACTAGCAGAAATGCAGTGGATCACTTCTTTAGGGTTGCAGACGAAATGCGTTTCAAAATTCCTGAAACTTTGAAGTATTTTTGCCAGTCGGAAGCGGTTGCGTTTTATCTTCAGAAATACGTGGTTTATAGAAAAAGAAAAATTTATGTTGGCCAAAAAGATTTTGCTGACTTAGTACCACTTCTAAAAAAGTATAAAGACGAAAAGTTTCTATTGCCGGCATCAGAGCAATCTAGTATTGAACCACAGACAGTTTTAAATAATTTGAAAGTTGATTGGACACAAGCTACTTTTTACAAAACTGTAATAAGTGATCTTTCTGACCTTGCAGATGTTTATTATGACATTATTGCATTTTTTAGCCCTACTGGAATCCGTTCATTGTATAAAAACTTCCCTGATTTTGAACAAAACAATACGCGTATTGCGGTTTTTGGAAGCACTACGCAGCGAGAAGCTTTAGACCTTGGTCTTCGAGTAGATATCATGGCACCTTCTCCTGACTGTCCTTCTATGACAATGGCTTTGGAAAAATATGTATTGCAGGCAAATAAAGAATTAAAAGATAAATAA
- a CDS encoding zinc metallopeptidase, which translates to MMSYWIIIGIIMLASWGVSARLKSKFEKYSKLHLQNNMSGAEIAEQMLADHGIRNVKVISTPGRLTDHYNPADRTVNLSEAVYSQRNAAAAAVAAHEVGHAVQHATAYSWLTLRSKLVPVVSVASNYVQWILIAGILMVNTFPQLLLIGIVIFAATTVFAFVTLPVEYDASNRALAWLENKRMLTREEHAGAKDALKWAARTYVVAAIGSLGTLLYYVMIYNSRR; encoded by the coding sequence ATGATGTCATATTGGATTATTATCGGTATAATTATGCTTGCGAGTTGGGGTGTAAGTGCTAGGCTTAAATCCAAATTTGAAAAGTATTCAAAACTGCATTTGCAGAATAATATGAGCGGTGCTGAGATTGCTGAGCAAATGCTTGCTGATCACGGAATTCGAAATGTGAAAGTTATTTCTACTCCTGGTAGATTGACAGATCATTACAATCCTGCCGATCGTACTGTAAATTTAAGTGAAGCAGTATATAGTCAGCGCAATGCAGCAGCGGCGGCAGTTGCAGCTCACGAAGTTGGTCACGCTGTACAACACGCAACTGCTTACAGTTGGCTTACACTAAGGTCTAAACTTGTTCCAGTGGTATCTGTTGCTTCCAATTATGTGCAGTGGATTTTAATTGCAGGAATCTTGATGGTCAATACTTTTCCACAGTTATTATTAATCGGAATTGTGATTTTTGCAGCTACAACAGTTTTCGCATTTGTAACTTTGCCTGTAGAGTATGATGCTAGTAATCGCGCTTTGGCTTGGTTAGAAAATAAACGAATGCTAACTCGTGAGGAGCACGCAGGAGCAAAAGATGCACTTAAATGGGCAGCGCGAACGTATGTGGTTGCGGCAATTGGTTCGCTAGGGACATTGCTTTATTATGTGATGATTTACAATAGCAGAAGATAA
- a CDS encoding leucine--tRNA ligase — translation MKYNPSKIEAKWQKYWAENQTFAAQNPPTSDGLGKEKPKYYVLDMFPYPSGAGLHVGHPLGYIASDIIARYKRHEGFNVLHPQGYDSFGLPAEQYAIQTGQHPDKTTKENISRYREQLDKIGFSFDWSREVRTSDASYYKWTQWIFTELFNSWYCKESDQAKSIDELQRIFSAEGNSKVNAVAADDIPSFTANDWNAFSESEKQKMLLNYRMTYLAETEVNWCPGLGTVLANDEIVNGVSERGGFPVMRKKMKQWSMRISAYAERLLQGLNVIDWSESIKESQRNWIGKSVGAMVQFKVLPPTPSEAGGGEPKYMTGDPLLSKHLLVHAAGMRQEPTFAEGVLWSKLRRQNLGFKFRRQHLIGKYIADFVCLEKRLIVEVDGEYHNDPEQQLADEERTLALEQKHLFKVLRFTNDEVAQDISAVLSKIKNELDTRVSQRSVSPSFGGGRGEDVEQIGVFTTRPDTIFGATILTLAPEHELVEKITTEEQKEAVAKYIETTSKRSERERMADVKTISGVFTGAYAEHPFTKKAMPIWIGDYVLAGYGTGAVMAVPCGDDRDYAFANHFKGEEGMPEIVNIFKGISLEDQAYGSKERFVLENSDFLNGLAYKEATAKVIEELEDIDQGYGKINYRLRDAVFSRQRYWGEPFPVYYKDGLPQMIAKEHLPIRLPEVEKYLPTEDGKPPLGNATVWAWDTISNTVVDNSLIDEQTVFALELNTMPGWAGSSWYWLRYMDPHNTEEFVSAEAENYWEGVDLYIGGSEHATGHLLYSRFWNKFLKDRGYVHQEEPFKKLINQGMILGMSAFVYRWEYSTDATSTEGNRKTVFFSKSLIEKAVKSREFISESNEQAKDVLNKLVADYGNIRQSDSDWSHFTPIHVDLAVINDITNELDIEAFKNHPLYSDYKNAEFILEDGKYIVGREVEKMSKSKYNVVNPDDICNEYGADTLRLYEMFLGPLEQAKPWNTAGITGVFGFLKKLWRLYFDDSGFIVTADPASAESLKSLHKTIKKVQEDISTFSFNTSVSSFMICVNELTAQGCHNRSILEPLAVLISPYAPHIAEELWSSLGHQGSISEVPFPIFRPEYLVENSKEYPVSFNGKMRFLLELPLTLTKDEIEAIVLADERTIKQLDGKTPNKIIIVPGKIINLVG, via the coding sequence ATGAAATACAATCCGAGCAAAATAGAAGCCAAATGGCAAAAATACTGGGCTGAAAACCAAACTTTCGCAGCTCAGAATCCTCCAACTTCCGACGGATTAGGGAAGGAAAAACCAAAGTATTATGTGCTTGATATGTTTCCTTACCCTTCTGGCGCTGGACTCCACGTTGGTCATCCACTAGGTTATATCGCTTCGGATATTATTGCGAGATACAAACGCCACGAAGGTTTTAATGTGTTGCATCCTCAAGGATATGACAGTTTTGGACTTCCTGCCGAGCAGTATGCTATACAAACAGGGCAACATCCTGATAAAACTACCAAAGAAAATATCTCGAGATACCGCGAGCAACTAGATAAAATCGGATTTTCTTTCGATTGGAGTCGTGAAGTTCGTACTTCTGATGCTTCTTATTATAAATGGACTCAATGGATTTTTACCGAATTATTTAATTCTTGGTATTGCAAAGAGTCAGATCAAGCGAAGTCAATTGATGAACTTCAACGTATCTTTTCAGCAGAGGGCAATTCCAAAGTAAATGCTGTAGCAGCAGACGATATACCCTCATTTACCGCTAATGACTGGAATGCATTTAGCGAAAGCGAAAAACAGAAAATGCTCCTTAATTACAGAATGACCTACCTCGCCGAAACCGAAGTGAACTGGTGTCCAGGTCTAGGAACCGTTTTGGCAAATGACGAAATCGTAAACGGCGTCTCTGAACGTGGTGGTTTTCCAGTGATGCGCAAGAAAATGAAGCAATGGAGTATGCGTATTTCTGCTTATGCCGAAAGACTTTTGCAAGGTCTGAACGTCATTGACTGGAGCGAAAGTATTAAGGAGAGTCAGAGAAACTGGATTGGAAAAAGTGTTGGGGCGATGGTCCAATTTAAAGTCCTCCCCCCGACCCCCTCCGAAGCAGGGGGAGGCGAACCGAAATATATGACCGGTGACCCTTTATTGTCTAAACATTTACTTGTGCACGCAGCAGGTATGAGACAAGAGCCAACTTTTGCTGAAGGTGTCTTATGGTCTAAACTAAGAAGACAAAATTTAGGGTTTAAATTTAGAAGACAGCACCTAATTGGCAAATACATAGCAGATTTTGTTTGCTTGGAGAAAAGATTGATAGTTGAGGTTGACGGTGAATATCACAATGATCCCGAACAACAATTAGCAGATGAGGAAAGAACTTTGGCTTTAGAACAAAAACATTTATTTAAAGTACTTCGTTTCACGAACGATGAAGTAGCGCAAGATATTTCTGCCGTTCTAAGTAAAATAAAAAATGAATTAGACACAAGAGTTAGTCAGCGCTCCGTCTCCCCCTCCTTCGGAGGGGGTCGGGGGGAGGATGTTGAACAGATCGGGGTATTTACAACCCGCCCCGACACCATCTTCGGTGCCACTATCCTTACCCTTGCGCCAGAGCACGAATTGGTTGAAAAAATCACCACCGAAGAGCAGAAAGAAGCTGTCGCGAAATATATAGAAACTACCAGCAAACGTAGCGAACGTGAGCGTATGGCCGATGTGAAAACTATTTCGGGAGTTTTTACCGGTGCTTATGCTGAACATCCTTTTACCAAAAAAGCAATGCCAATTTGGATTGGGGATTATGTTCTAGCTGGATATGGAACGGGAGCTGTAATGGCTGTGCCTTGTGGTGACGATAGAGATTATGCTTTTGCGAATCACTTTAAAGGAGAAGAAGGAATGCCAGAGATAGTTAATATTTTCAAAGGTATTAGTTTGGAGGACCAAGCTTACGGATCAAAAGAAAGATTTGTTTTAGAAAATTCTGATTTCTTGAATGGCTTAGCCTATAAAGAAGCAACTGCAAAAGTTATCGAAGAACTTGAGGATATTGATCAAGGATATGGAAAGATAAATTACAGACTTCGTGATGCGGTGTTTTCGAGACAGCGTTATTGGGGAGAACCATTTCCGGTATATTATAAGGATGGACTTCCGCAGATGATTGCCAAGGAACATTTGCCAATTCGTCTTCCAGAAGTTGAAAAATATTTGCCAACCGAAGATGGGAAACCACCTTTAGGAAATGCAACGGTTTGGGCTTGGGATACTATTTCGAATACAGTTGTAGATAATTCTTTAATTGATGAGCAAACTGTTTTTGCTTTAGAATTAAACACAATGCCAGGTTGGGCAGGAAGTTCTTGGTATTGGTTGCGTTATATGGATCCGCATAATACGGAGGAATTTGTTTCGGCCGAAGCAGAAAATTATTGGGAAGGTGTTGACTTATATATTGGAGGTAGCGAGCACGCGACTGGTCATTTATTATACTCAAGATTTTGGAATAAATTCTTGAAAGACAGAGGATATGTACATCAAGAAGAACCTTTCAAAAAACTGATTAATCAGGGAATGATTTTGGGGATGAGTGCATTTGTTTATAGATGGGAATATTCAACCGATGCAACTTCTACAGAAGGAAATCGAAAAACTGTTTTCTTTAGTAAATCCTTGATCGAAAAAGCGGTCAAAAGTAGAGAATTCATATCTGAATCTAACGAACAAGCAAAAGATGTTTTAAATAAGTTAGTAGCTGATTACGGAAATATCAGACAGTCTGATTCTGATTGGAGTCATTTTACGCCAATTCACGTTGATTTAGCTGTAATAAATGACATCACCAACGAATTGGATATTGAAGCATTCAAAAATCATCCATTATATTCAGACTATAAAAATGCTGAGTTCATTTTGGAAGACGGCAAATACATCGTCGGTCGCGAAGTAGAAAAAATGTCTAAATCAAAATACAATGTTGTCAATCCCGACGATATTTGTAATGAATACGGAGCAGATACTTTGCGTTTGTACGAAATGTTCTTAGGACCACTCGAACAAGCAAAACCTTGGAATACTGCAGGGATTACTGGAGTATTTGGTTTCCTTAAAAAATTATGGAGACTGTACTTTGATGATAGTGGTTTTATTGTTACTGCAGATCCTGCAAGTGCTGAATCTTTGAAATCTCTGCATAAAACAATTAAGAAAGTTCAAGAAGATATTTCGACATTCTCATTTAATACGTCGGTGAGTTCATTTATGATTTGTGTAAATGAATTAACGGCTCAAGGTTGTCATAACAGATCTATTTTAGAACCGCTTGCCGTATTAATTTCACCTTATGCTCCACACATCGCCGAAGAACTATGGAGTAGTCTTGGACATCAAGGAAGTATTTCGGAAGTTCCATTTCCAATATTTAGACCAGAATATTTAGTTGAAAACTCTAAAGAATATCCAGTTTCCTTCAATGGAAAAATGAGGTTTTTACTAGAGTTGCCTTTGACTTTAACTAAAGACGAAATTGAAGCAATCGTTCTTGCAGACGAGCGTACCATCAAACAATTGGATGGCAAAACGCCCAATAAAATAATTATAGTTCCTGGAAAAATTATCAACCTTGTTGGCTAA
- a CDS encoding DUF4271 domain-containing protein, producing MNEMILHTRQLESNDWATFIFLVSLILIAVVSNVYEKRFSDFLRLGISDKYVKVYRESSNLVSGFNILLFVLQLISLSFFIQLFISAAGMGSKTDWILFVRIFTLTTSFVLIKFLIDKIIALTFNIEEFAEMFNLRKITYRTYFGLLLLPISFGLFFYSSVNFSIYLIVLALFLLANALIYLASLKNYQKFLSGKLFYFILYLCALEIAPYYFMYYWFTKS from the coding sequence ATGAACGAAATGATTTTACATACACGGCAATTGGAGAGCAATGATTGGGCAACCTTTATCTTTTTGGTTTCACTTATTCTTATAGCAGTTGTAAGCAATGTATATGAAAAGCGATTTTCGGACTTTTTGCGTTTAGGAATTTCTGATAAATATGTAAAAGTCTATCGTGAAAGTAGCAATCTAGTTTCGGGCTTTAATATTCTGCTGTTTGTTTTGCAATTGATTTCTCTGTCGTTTTTCATACAACTCTTTATTAGTGCCGCCGGTATGGGCAGTAAGACAGATTGGATATTATTTGTTCGAATATTTACACTTACTACAAGTTTTGTATTAATTAAATTCTTAATTGATAAAATTATAGCATTAACGTTTAATATTGAGGAGTTTGCTGAAATGTTTAATCTCCGTAAGATCACCTACCGCACATACTTCGGACTTCTATTACTTCCAATAAGTTTTGGTCTATTCTTCTACAGTAGTGTCAATTTTAGCATTTATTTAATAGTTTTAGCGCTTTTTCTTTTAGCAAATGCGTTAATTTACCTTGCGTCATTAAAGAATTATCAAAAATTCCTTAGTGGCAAATTGTTTTATTTTATTTTGTATCTTTGCGCTTTGGAAATAGCTCCCTACTATTTTATGTATTATTGGTTTACAAAAAGCTAG
- the pckA gene encoding phosphoenolpyruvate carboxykinase (ATP) — MDNTDLTAKSISLESLGIKNSNVHYQLSPDELQDLTVKLGQGVESSSGALAINTGEFTGRSPMDRFIVKDSITADKVWWGKVNIPFESAKFDALYDKVIKHLDGKEIYVRDSYVCADEKYRLNVRAINETPWGNMFCYNMFLRPDESELAGFAPDWHVICAPTFMADPAIDGTRQHNFAILDFTRKIALIGGTGYTGEIKKGIFSALNFILPVDKDALPMHCSANVGKDGDTAIFFGLSGTGKTTLSADPKRKLIGDDEHGWTNENVVFNFEGGCYAKVINLCKENEPEIFDAIKRGAILENVVFKEGTNEVDFDDVSITQNTRVSYPIYHIDNIQPGSKGGNPRNIFMLTADSFGILPPISKLTPGQAAYHFISGYTAKVAGTEAGVTEPQPNFSACFGAPFMPLHPTKYAEMLSKKMKDAGVKVWLINTGWTGGAYGTGSRMKLKYTRAMIDAALGGDLDNVEFVENKIFGISIPTDCPNVPNEILDPRNTWDDKDLYDEKAVELAQKFKANFAKFEEFANEEIMAGAPRA, encoded by the coding sequence ATGGATAATACCGATCTTACAGCTAAATCTATATCACTAGAGAGTCTGGGAATAAAAAATTCCAATGTTCATTACCAATTAAGTCCGGACGAACTTCAAGATCTTACCGTGAAGTTGGGCCAAGGAGTGGAGAGCTCTAGCGGTGCTTTGGCAATTAACACTGGTGAGTTTACAGGTCGTTCTCCAATGGATAGATTTATTGTAAAGGATAGCATTACAGCAGATAAGGTTTGGTGGGGAAAAGTGAACATTCCTTTTGAATCAGCCAAATTTGATGCTTTATATGACAAGGTTATCAAGCACCTTGACGGAAAAGAGATTTATGTAAGAGATAGCTACGTTTGTGCTGACGAAAAATATAGATTAAATGTTAGAGCAATAAACGAAACTCCTTGGGGAAATATGTTTTGCTATAATATGTTTTTGAGACCGGACGAAAGTGAACTAGCGGGTTTTGCTCCTGACTGGCACGTAATCTGTGCACCAACATTCATGGCAGATCCTGCCATTGATGGTACAAGACAACACAACTTCGCAATTTTGGATTTTACTCGTAAAATTGCTCTTATTGGTGGAACAGGTTATACAGGTGAAATTAAAAAAGGGATTTTCTCTGCTTTAAATTTCATTTTGCCAGTAGACAAAGATGCTTTGCCAATGCACTGTAGTGCAAACGTTGGAAAAGACGGAGATACAGCAATTTTCTTCGGACTTTCGGGAACTGGAAAAACAACTTTATCTGCAGATCCAAAACGCAAACTTATTGGTGACGATGAGCATGGTTGGACAAACGAAAATGTAGTATTCAACTTTGAAGGTGGATGCTATGCAAAAGTTATCAACCTATGCAAAGAGAATGAACCTGAAATTTTTGATGCTATCAAAAGAGGTGCAATTCTAGAAAATGTAGTTTTCAAAGAAGGAACAAACGAAGTTGATTTTGATGATGTTTCTATCACTCAAAACACTCGTGTAAGTTATCCAATTTATCATATTGATAATATTCAGCCAGGGTCAAAAGGAGGAAATCCACGTAATATTTTTATGCTTACAGCCGATTCTTTCGGAATTTTGCCTCCAATTTCAAAATTAACTCCAGGTCAGGCGGCTTACCACTTTATCTCTGGATATACTGCAAAAGTTGCTGGTACAGAAGCGGGAGTTACTGAGCCACAACCTAACTTCTCAGCTTGTTTTGGCGCGCCATTTATGCCGCTGCACCCAACAAAATATGCCGAAATGTTGAGTAAGAAAATGAAAGATGCTGGCGTAAAAGTTTGGCTTATCAATACTGGTTGGACCGGCGGTGCTTACGGTACAGGTAGCAGAATGAAATTAAAATATACTCGTGCAATGATCGATGCTGCTTTGGGTGGAGATCTTGATAATGTGGAATTTGTAGAAAACAAAATCTTCGGAATCAGTATTCCTACAGACTGTCCTAATGTGCCAAACGAGATTTTAGATCCTCGTAATACTTGGGATGACAAAGACCTTTATGACGAAAAAGCAGTTGAACTTGCGCAGAAATTCAAAGCCAATTTTGCTAAGTTTGAAGAATTTGCAAACGAAGAAATCATGGCTGGAGCTCCAAGAGCTTAA